A window of Candidatus Nitrosotenuis uzonensis genomic DNA:
TAAGGATGTCTCCAAGTTTTTTTTAAGAGTCCTTCGCTCTACCTGGCTGAGCCATAGACCCCACGAGCAAAAAACAAGTTACTGGTAATTTAAAGTTGAGTTGAAAAATTTAGTTGGAAGCTTTGGCTTCTACTTCGCTGTATTTTTCCAGAATCGCAGTCAGCACGGTGGAAACTGGCACATTGTTCATCTTTCTTTTCTCCTCCAAAAGCTTCTGGTAGGCATCAAGTGTGATGTATACAGGTATAGAACCATTTCCTTCCAATAGCCCCTTTACCTTGTACAGTGCAGATTCCATTCCCTTTTCGGCAGTCTTGGCAAACTTGATCTTGTTGATAATTCCACCAAGAGGTCCAAACGGCATCTCATAGTTTACCGTCATCGTTACTGTGGTGAGTCTTTCTGTCTTTGGTGTAAACTCGGTCGTAATGTCCCATTT
This region includes:
- a CDS encoding SRPBCC family protein, which gives rise to MTTVKKSIDIKAPVDTVFTYFARPEHVSDQMSDKGVAMTVIPMEIKDGMGVGTTFRIVGDFGGKRLEWDCETTEFVRERKISAKMTSGPFKKWDITTEFTPKTERLTTVTMTVNYEMPFGPLGGIINKIKFAKTAEKGMESALYKVKGLLEGNGSIPVYITLDAYQKLLEEKRKMNNVPVSTVLTAILEKYSEVEAKASN